One Faecalispora anaeroviscerum genomic window carries:
- a CDS encoding beta/alpha barrel domain-containing protein has protein sequence MDCTLRDGANVVGNGFSPELTKLMIEGLIRSNIHIIEMGNAKGLGATEKGSPAPISDAAYLDLIHPYLSQADIGMFLNAKRYEPENVAMAADKGISFLRIGMDAGDGAKTYPVIEDVKKHGITARYSLMKAYLLTPEELAEEAAGLEAHGLDEITIMDSAGTMLPQDAGQYVKALKERLHIPVGFHCHNNLGLSTANALAAYENGVDVLDCGLLGMARSAGNLPTEVAVALMQMKGAAQEVDLYQLLNFEDRELIPVMEKEGYHTPIKPKDLILGYSGAHSAFMATFRKVAQECGVGLYPLIVETSKIDRKNPSEELMRSTAARIQAKGEKT, from the coding sequence ATGGACTGTACGCTGCGTGACGGTGCGAATGTGGTTGGAAACGGGTTTTCCCCTGAGCTGACCAAATTAATGATCGAGGGCCTGATCCGCAGCAATATTCACATTATTGAAATGGGGAATGCCAAAGGGCTTGGAGCAACAGAAAAGGGAAGTCCTGCTCCAATCAGCGACGCCGCTTATCTGGACTTAATCCACCCTTACCTGTCTCAGGCGGACATAGGCATGTTTTTAAATGCCAAGCGCTATGAACCGGAAAATGTGGCAATGGCGGCAGACAAGGGAATCTCTTTTTTACGCATAGGCATGGATGCCGGTGACGGAGCCAAGACCTATCCTGTGATTGAGGATGTCAAAAAGCATGGCATTACGGCACGGTACTCTTTGATGAAAGCCTATCTGCTCACCCCAGAGGAGTTGGCCGAAGAGGCAGCCGGGTTAGAGGCTCACGGTTTGGATGAAATCACCATTATGGATTCGGCCGGGACGATGCTGCCGCAGGATGCCGGTCAATATGTTAAGGCTTTAAAAGAGCGCTTACATATTCCGGTTGGCTTCCATTGCCACAATAATCTGGGATTAAGCACCGCCAATGCTTTGGCCGCCTACGAAAATGGCGTTGATGTGTTGGATTGCGGTCTGCTGGGCATGGCCCGCAGCGCCGGAAATCTTCCTACTGAGGTGGCTGTGGCGCTGATGCAGATGAAAGGGGCTGCACAGGAGGTCGATCTGTATCAGCTTCTGAATTTTGAAGATCGGGAGCTGATCCCTGTGATGGAAAAAGAGGGATATCATACCCCGATTAAACCAAAGGATCTGATCCTTGGTTACAGCGGCGCCCACTCGGCCTTTATGGCCACCTTCCGCAAAGTAGCGCAGGAGTGCGGCGTGGGGCTGTACCCGCTGATTGTGGAAACCTCCAAAATCGACCGGAAAAATCCCAGCGAGGAATTAATGCGCTCAACCGCTGCCCGCATTCAGGCGAAAGGGGAAAAAACATGA
- the mnmA gene encoding tRNA 2-thiouridine(34) synthase MnmA yields the protein MIKKILLGMSGGVDSSVAALLLQKQGYEVTGVTMRLRPDEYMCSSQSGGCCSLDDIDDARRVCYRLGIEHLVMNFTEEFQRDVIEPFARDYQVGRTPNPCINCNRYLKFEEMLRRARQLGFDAVATGHYAIVRQDKNGRWLLYRSPAGKDQSYVLYSMTQYQLAHTLFPLGELEKPEVRRMAQEAGLPVAKKPDSQEICFVENKDYAGFIRQYTGKELPKGDFVNAEGHVLGRHRGITHYTVGQRKGLGISFPQPMYVTKIDAEHNRIVLGPEGSQYASELIAGDLNWIAFDEPPAELHVQAKVRYQARPATARVLPDAQGQVRVLFDEPQRAVTPGQAVVFYQENLVVGGGTIL from the coding sequence ATGATCAAAAAAATACTGCTGGGAATGAGCGGCGGGGTTGATAGCTCTGTCGCTGCTCTTTTGCTGCAGAAACAGGGCTATGAGGTCACGGGTGTGACAATGCGTCTGCGCCCGGACGAGTACATGTGCAGCAGCCAGAGCGGTGGATGCTGTTCTTTGGATGACATAGATGACGCGCGCCGCGTTTGTTACCGGCTGGGGATTGAGCATCTGGTGATGAATTTCACCGAGGAATTCCAGCGCGATGTGATCGAACCCTTTGCGAGGGACTACCAGGTCGGGCGTACCCCGAACCCCTGCATCAACTGTAACCGGTATTTAAAGTTTGAGGAAATGCTGCGCCGGGCGCGGCAGCTTGGCTTTGACGCTGTTGCCACCGGGCATTACGCGATTGTGCGGCAGGATAAAAATGGCCGGTGGCTGCTGTATCGCTCACCCGCCGGAAAAGACCAGAGCTATGTGCTGTATTCCATGACGCAGTATCAGCTGGCGCATACACTGTTCCCGCTGGGGGAGCTGGAAAAACCTGAGGTGCGCCGTATGGCGCAGGAGGCCGGGCTGCCTGTGGCGAAAAAGCCCGACAGTCAGGAAATTTGCTTTGTGGAAAACAAGGATTACGCCGGGTTTATTCGCCAATATACGGGCAAAGAGCTGCCCAAGGGCGATTTTGTGAATGCCGAGGGCCATGTGCTTGGGCGCCATAGGGGAATCACTCATTATACTGTAGGCCAGCGCAAGGGGCTTGGAATCAGCTTTCCGCAGCCGATGTATGTGACTAAAATCGACGCCGAACACAACCGGATTGTTCTGGGGCCGGAGGGCAGCCAGTACGCTTCGGAGCTGATTGCCGGTGATTTAAACTGGATTGCCTTCGACGAGCCACCGGCTGAGTTGCATGTGCAGGCCAAGGTTCGCTACCAGGCCAGGCCCGCGACCGCGCGGGTATTGCCCGATGCACAGGGACAGGTGCGCGTGCTGTTTGACGAGCCGCAGCGCGCCGTTACACCAGGACAAGCAGTCGTTTTCTACCAGGAAAATTTGGTAGTGGGCGGCGGAACGATATTATAA
- the asnB gene encoding asparagine synthase (glutamine-hydrolyzing): protein MCGICGFTGEIVDREAVLKSMTDQIIHRGPDSSGAFQTEDISMGFRRLSIIDVSSTGDQPIFNEDKTLVLTFNGEIYNYQKLRAELIEKGHIFRTQTDSEVLIHGFEEWQEDLLNRLRGMFTFAIWNTKDKSLFIARDFFGIKPLHYTMVGNHFVYGSEIKSILEFPGFEKKLDYDTLNNYLSFQYAVPPKTFFEGVSCLLPAHYLWLRDGQVTTTRYWEPRFEPDESLSEEEAVDRIEKVFEESVECHKISDVEVGCFLSSGVDSSYVATYFPGQKTFTVGFDFGEKYNEIDWAESLSKEIGVEHHKKLITSEEFWGNIKKVQYHMDQPLADPSCIALFFVSKLASEYVKVVLSGEGADELFGGYTVYNEPDVFRNYHKLPQWLRTFLRRVVQKVPWHFVGQGFITRGEFPTNDSFIGNAKMFGYEDKLRLLRDPSIATRPQTITKPYYDRVKDLDDVTRMQYLDINLWMVGDILLKADRMSMANSLELRVPFLDKEVFRVAASIPKSLRLKNNTTKYAMRQAALRHLPARTAEKKKLGFPVPTRVWLRDERYYKIVKDAFSSDLAKQFFHTEELLHYLDEHFKGRRDYSRRIWTVFVFLLWYQVYFEGAGHEEGDMPDFSSNQK, encoded by the coding sequence ATGTGTGGAATATGCGGATTTACAGGCGAAATTGTTGACAGGGAGGCCGTGCTGAAAAGCATGACCGACCAAATCATACACCGTGGGCCGGACAGCAGCGGTGCTTTTCAGACAGAGGATATCTCGATGGGATTCCGCCGCCTGAGCATTATCGACGTGTCGTCTACGGGTGATCAGCCGATTTTTAACGAGGATAAAACGCTGGTGCTCACCTTCAACGGTGAGATTTATAACTACCAGAAGCTGCGCGCGGAGCTGATTGAGAAGGGTCATATCTTTAGGACACAAACGGATTCCGAGGTGCTGATCCACGGGTTTGAGGAGTGGCAGGAAGACCTGCTCAACCGCCTGCGCGGCATGTTTACGTTTGCAATCTGGAACACAAAGGACAAGTCCCTGTTTATCGCGCGGGATTTCTTCGGCATCAAGCCCCTGCACTACACGATGGTGGGGAATCACTTTGTGTATGGCTCTGAGATCAAGAGCATTCTGGAGTTCCCGGGCTTTGAGAAAAAACTGGATTACGATACACTGAACAACTACCTGTCGTTTCAGTACGCCGTTCCGCCCAAAACGTTCTTTGAGGGCGTTTCGTGTCTGCTGCCCGCCCATTACCTGTGGCTGCGCGACGGCCAGGTGACCACCACCCGTTACTGGGAGCCGCGCTTTGAGCCGGATGAGTCCCTCTCGGAGGAGGAAGCGGTTGATCGCATTGAAAAGGTGTTCGAGGAATCCGTCGAGTGCCACAAGATCAGCGACGTAGAGGTCGGCTGCTTTCTGTCCAGCGGCGTGGATTCGAGCTATGTGGCGACGTACTTCCCGGGGCAGAAAACCTTTACCGTCGGCTTTGATTTTGGCGAGAAGTACAACGAGATTGACTGGGCGGAGAGTCTCTCAAAGGAGATCGGCGTTGAGCACCACAAAAAGCTGATTACCTCGGAGGAGTTTTGGGGCAACATTAAAAAGGTGCAGTACCATATGGATCAGCCGCTGGCTGACCCGTCGTGCATTGCACTGTTCTTTGTTTCGAAGCTTGCGAGCGAGTATGTGAAGGTGGTTTTGTCCGGAGAGGGTGCCGACGAGCTGTTCGGCGGCTACACCGTTTACAACGAGCCGGATGTATTCCGGAATTACCATAAGCTGCCCCAATGGCTGCGCACGTTTTTGCGCCGCGTGGTGCAGAAGGTGCCGTGGCATTTTGTCGGACAGGGCTTTATTACGCGCGGCGAGTTTCCCACGAACGACAGCTTTATCGGCAACGCCAAAATGTTCGGCTACGAGGATAAGCTGCGCCTGCTCAGGGATCCGTCCATCGCGACGCGTCCGCAGACGATCACCAAGCCGTATTACGACCGTGTGAAGGATTTGGACGACGTGACCCGCATGCAGTATCTTGACATCAATCTGTGGATGGTGGGCGATATTTTGCTCAAAGCCGACCGCATGAGCATGGCGAACTCTTTGGAGCTGCGCGTGCCGTTCCTCGATAAAGAGGTGTTCCGTGTGGCGGCGTCGATTCCGAAGAGCCTGCGCCTGAAAAACAACACCACCAAATACGCCATGCGTCAGGCGGCGCTGCGGCATCTGCCCGCCCGCACCGCGGAGAAGAAGAAGCTTGGCTTCCCGGTGCCTACCCGTGTGTGGCTGCGTGACGAGCGGTATTATAAAATCGTGAAGGATGCATTTTCGTCTGATCTGGCCAAGCAGTTCTTCCATACTGAGGAGCTTCTGCACTACTTGGACGAGCACTTCAAGGGCCGTCGGGATTACAGCCGCCGCATTTGGACGGTATTTGTGTTCCTGCTGTGGTATCAGGTCTATTTTGAGGGCGCCGGCCACGAAGAGGGCGACATGCCTGATTTTTCTAGCAATCAGAAATAA
- a CDS encoding helix-turn-helix domain-containing protein — protein sequence MSAMFGVELKKLRTEYGLTQAQLAKRLGVSASAVGMYEQGRREPDSELLARLARMFHVSTDTLLGVREESQTQQEVNTVIDRFTNILKNQQGLMFNGAPLSESDREKIVNAIRVAAAIAIPEEGENDESKD from the coding sequence GTGAGTGCTATGTTTGGGGTGGAACTGAAAAAGTTACGGACAGAATACGGCCTGACGCAGGCGCAGCTGGCAAAGCGTCTCGGCGTTTCCGCCTCGGCGGTGGGCATGTACGAGCAGGGGCGGCGCGAGCCGGACAGCGAGCTTCTGGCCCGTTTGGCGCGCATGTTCCACGTTAGCACTGACACGCTGCTTGGTGTTCGGGAGGAGTCGCAGACGCAGCAGGAGGTCAATACTGTAATCGACCGCTTTACGAATATCCTCAAAAATCAGCAGGGGCTGATGTTTAACGGTGCACCCCTTTCTGAGTCGGATCGCGAAAAAATAGTGAATGCAATCCGGGTAGCGGCAGCGATCGCCATTCCGGAGGAGGGAGAAAATGACGAATCAAAGGATTGA
- a CDS encoding flavodoxin family protein, which yields MKPLIVCFSQTGKTKKLCGCMAKSLDADFVELKEIAHRGLASAYTLGVYDAIRRKSGDILPVDADISVYDTLIVASPVWAGNLTPAMNDFIREYDLRGKTVYGLMTHAGGSGEAVNLMRQELEQAGAVCPDVLDLQANRELIYDVKAERKAFRLTDDGKLELREQDGDKNNDQKNTAGNERRG from the coding sequence ATGAAACCATTGATCGTCTGTTTTTCCCAAACCGGGAAAACAAAAAAGCTGTGTGGCTGCATGGCAAAATCGCTGGACGCCGATTTTGTGGAGCTGAAAGAAATTGCCCACCGGGGTCTGGCGAGCGCATATACGCTGGGCGTGTATGACGCGATCCGCCGCAAGAGCGGAGATATTCTTCCCGTGGATGCCGATATTTCCGTTTATGATACCCTGATTGTAGCGTCACCGGTTTGGGCCGGGAATCTTACGCCTGCAATGAACGATTTTATTCGGGAATATGATCTGCGCGGCAAAACGGTATACGGATTGATGACCCACGCCGGCGGCTCGGGTGAGGCCGTGAACCTGATGCGCCAGGAGCTGGAACAGGCTGGAGCGGTTTGCCCCGATGTGCTGGATTTGCAGGCAAACCGGGAACTGATTTACGATGTGAAGGCGGAGCGAAAAGCGTTCCGCCTGACAGACGACGGTAAGCTGGAGCTGCGGGAGCAGGACGGAGACAAGAACAATGATCAAAAAAATACTGCTGGGAATGAGCGGCGGGGTTGA
- a CDS encoding DUF1129 domain-containing protein, whose protein sequence is MNQKAKLLNRSNNQLDQRLTTENDRVMTDMVCYLRASSLSEYNQELVRQDLLEMMLSAQERGDNIETVIGGDYQSFCDEIIASIPPKSTLQKVCGAFSTFFLCAAILCTIGIAFSKDTFQLIHSAFTGQPLNFQISVPISSLVFFALIISFSVFVVQYICKTAFRPEKPKLNLGKSFLLGAGIMVFFVVVVWFGRAVAFTVSLWAACAGILVMLVLYRVLEQYEG, encoded by the coding sequence ATGAATCAAAAAGCTAAGCTGCTCAACCGCAGCAACAATCAGCTCGATCAGCGTCTGACCACTGAAAATGACCGGGTAATGACCGATATGGTCTGCTACCTGCGCGCGTCAAGCCTGTCGGAATACAATCAAGAGCTTGTCCGGCAGGATCTGCTGGAGATGATGCTTTCCGCACAGGAGCGCGGCGATAACATTGAAACCGTAATCGGCGGAGATTACCAAAGCTTCTGCGACGAAATTATCGCCAGCATACCGCCAAAAAGCACTCTGCAAAAGGTATGCGGCGCTTTCAGCACCTTTTTTCTGTGTGCCGCAATCCTGTGTACCATCGGTATCGCATTTTCAAAAGATACCTTCCAGCTGATCCACTCAGCTTTCACCGGTCAACCACTCAATTTTCAGATTTCCGTACCGATCAGCAGCCTGGTTTTCTTTGCCTTGATCATTTCTTTTTCGGTTTTTGTGGTGCAATATATCTGCAAAACAGCCTTTCGCCCAGAAAAGCCAAAGCTAAACCTTGGAAAGAGCTTTTTGCTTGGTGCAGGCATCATGGTATTTTTTGTGGTGGTGGTATGGTTCGGGCGCGCCGTGGCCTTTACCGTATCTCTCTGGGCCGCCTGCGCAGGGATACTCGTAATGCTTGTGCTGTACCGGGTTTTGGAGCAGTACGAAGGATAA
- a CDS encoding PadR family transcriptional regulator — protein sequence MIPSQMLKGTLEGCILNIISRQETYGYEISQQLQQYGFSDISEGTIYPLLLRLEKSGLITAESRESPLGPRRKYFSLSAAGRAELDEFFANWKELEQAVNNLFIHGGNHDESKS from the coding sequence ATGATACCATCACAAATGTTAAAGGGTACGCTGGAGGGCTGCATACTGAACATCATCAGCAGGCAGGAAACCTACGGCTACGAAATATCGCAGCAGCTGCAGCAGTATGGATTTTCCGACATTTCGGAGGGGACCATTTACCCTCTTCTGCTTCGGCTCGAAAAAAGTGGGCTCATCACCGCTGAATCCCGGGAATCCCCTCTGGGACCCCGGCGAAAATATTTTTCTCTATCCGCTGCGGGCCGAGCTGAGCTCGACGAGTTTTTCGCAAACTGGAAGGAGCTCGAGCAGGCGGTAAATAATCTGTTCATTCATGGAGGGAATCACGATGAATCAAAAAGCTAA
- a CDS encoding CpXC domain-containing protein: MAACITKELSCPGCGAVNKSRMWIEIDASADPEQRERILNETFFSWECPDCSYQAQMVYPCLYHDQERGFLICLSPPGRTQQVVEAERRHPALAGLKKRLVLTPAELKEKVMIFESGLNDVALEMVKLALQELTERKQQTRVDKMFFLTESKELDYLGFSMFLQGEEKPVYQGVWLEVYEKSLRAAERVDFHESGFQLVDLALARTLLEQ, encoded by the coding sequence ATGGCAGCCTGTATCACAAAAGAGCTTAGCTGCCCCGGCTGCGGGGCTGTGAACAAAAGCCGCATGTGGATCGAGATCGACGCTTCGGCCGATCCGGAGCAGCGGGAGCGGATTTTAAATGAAACCTTTTTCTCATGGGAGTGCCCGGATTGCAGCTACCAGGCGCAGATGGTATACCCCTGCCTGTATCATGATCAGGAGCGCGGTTTTTTGATCTGCCTTTCGCCGCCAGGGCGCACTCAACAGGTGGTTGAGGCTGAGCGGCGGCACCCGGCCCTTGCTGGGCTGAAAAAACGGCTGGTGCTTACGCCCGCAGAGCTGAAGGAAAAAGTGATGATCTTCGAAAGCGGTTTGAATGACGTGGCGCTGGAGATGGTCAAGCTGGCGCTGCAGGAGCTGACCGAGCGCAAACAGCAAACGCGGGTGGACAAAATGTTCTTTTTAACAGAAAGCAAAGAGCTGGACTACCTGGGCTTTTCCATGTTTTTGCAAGGGGAAGAAAAGCCGGTATATCAGGGAGTGTGGCTGGAAGTATATGAAAAATCGCTTCGCGCCGCGGAGCGTGTGGATTTTCACGAATCTGGCTTTCAGCTGGTAGATCTGGCGTTGGCCAGAACGCTGCTGGAGCAATAA
- a CDS encoding 2-hydroxyacid dehydrogenase, protein MNVILAGPYSTGTLERFQSLLPEHRVTQVLTQEDYNATTDAECIIVRILKTPEAVIANNPNLKAVIRWGAGYDSVDIEAAGKRGVMVANTPGVNSYAVAELALGLMILLNRKIMGYSCNVQAGNWDRGAYADTSISLNYKTVGLIGGGNIGRRVAALAQALGARVQYYDAFRLPEEVERQNHMTFVSLEQLLATSDLVSLHVPLLDSTRHMIGVEQLAAMKPSACLLNTARGGLIDEAALLKALKNGYLAGAGLDCVEEEDSEITAQLLQCSNVIITPHIGGTTADLADTMIPFIAEKITSLAETGAMRDVVNVQWLPGFETKDL, encoded by the coding sequence ATGAATGTGATACTTGCAGGCCCTTACTCCACAGGTACTCTGGAGCGCTTTCAGTCGCTCCTTCCGGAGCATCGCGTTACTCAGGTTCTGACGCAGGAGGATTATAACGCCACGACTGATGCAGAGTGTATCATCGTCCGGATTTTAAAAACTCCGGAAGCTGTCATTGCAAATAATCCAAACCTGAAAGCAGTGATCCGCTGGGGCGCCGGATACGATTCGGTGGACATTGAAGCAGCGGGAAAACGTGGTGTTATGGTAGCGAACACGCCCGGCGTCAACTCCTATGCCGTAGCAGAACTGGCTTTGGGCCTGATGATTCTGCTGAACCGCAAAATAATGGGTTACAGCTGTAATGTACAGGCCGGAAATTGGGATAGGGGAGCTTACGCAGACACGTCTATTTCCCTCAATTACAAAACGGTGGGTCTCATCGGCGGAGGAAATATCGGCCGTCGAGTAGCTGCGTTAGCGCAGGCACTGGGGGCCAGAGTTCAATATTATGATGCATTTCGCCTGCCAGAGGAAGTGGAACGGCAAAACCACATGACCTTTGTGTCGCTGGAACAGCTCCTGGCTACTTCAGATCTGGTATCACTCCACGTTCCCCTGCTGGACAGCACCCGGCACATGATCGGCGTGGAACAGCTTGCCGCGATGAAACCGTCAGCATGTTTGCTGAATACCGCCAGAGGCGGTTTGATCGATGAAGCTGCTTTGTTGAAGGCGCTGAAAAATGGATATTTGGCTGGCGCGGGGCTGGATTGTGTGGAGGAAGAAGATTCCGAAATTACAGCTCAGCTTCTGCAATGCTCCAATGTCATCATAACGCCGCACATTGGTGGCACTACGGCTGATCTTGCCGATACGATGATTCCTTTTATTGCGGAAAAGATTACATCCCTGGCAGAAACAGGGGCGATGCGTGATGTCGTTAACGTTCAGTGGCTTCCCGGTTTTGAGACAAAAGATTTGTAA
- a CDS encoding TRAP transporter large permease subunit, protein MEIGVGIWAFVVYIATIIVWMLALKRNVTEGMGVGLIVVALFNGPAQTIQTIVTSVNQAAQETPFLCTMLFLIMATIMTKAGIIARLVELLNSMIGKVKGGAAYVSACASFLFGLVSGNAVANGATVGAITIPWMKESGWPKEVAATMNAGNAGLGQAMPSCTAMFLLVSMPAVAATMDIGQAYLAVLCGGTWTFVYRLIRVWLYARKYDVQPVPADRIKPIGQSFRDNWTSLLMLVGIAIPLLLTMGPVSKYLKGIKSVGKAGIASINIVLWVPIVICIICILVGWKNLPKTSDGWLEIFRGSQKSICNVGAVLLLAIAASNVLNAVGFDKDLAVVLEALNLPSLFMIILTCIVVILVAGPLSAVATTAAIGAVAFNALVSAGATPLAAIAAFMICISTEGASPPSSAPIFLSCGLAEVEDPQVIFGKLIMHYVLPLLVLGVLVSVGILPVFQ, encoded by the coding sequence ATGGAGATCGGGGTTGGAATTTGGGCCTTTGTGGTCTATATTGCCACAATTATTGTATGGATGCTCGCCTTAAAAAGAAATGTAACAGAGGGAATGGGTGTTGGTCTGATTGTCGTGGCGCTGTTTAATGGCCCTGCGCAGACCATCCAGACTATTGTAACGTCTGTAAATCAGGCAGCGCAGGAAACCCCATTTTTGTGTACGATGCTTTTCCTAATCATGGCGACCATTATGACAAAGGCGGGAATTATCGCCAGACTCGTCGAGTTATTGAACTCTATGATTGGGAAAGTGAAAGGTGGCGCGGCATATGTTTCTGCATGCGCAAGCTTCCTTTTCGGACTTGTATCTGGCAATGCGGTAGCAAACGGCGCAACTGTTGGTGCAATCACAATTCCTTGGATGAAGGAAAGTGGTTGGCCAAAAGAAGTGGCAGCTACTATGAATGCGGGCAATGCCGGATTGGGTCAGGCAATGCCCTCTTGCACAGCCATGTTTCTCTTAGTCAGTATGCCGGCTGTCGCGGCGACTATGGATATTGGGCAGGCATATTTGGCAGTTCTTTGCGGTGGTACATGGACTTTTGTATACAGACTTATTAGAGTGTGGCTGTATGCACGAAAATATGATGTTCAGCCTGTTCCAGCGGATCGGATCAAACCCATCGGGCAATCTTTTCGAGATAACTGGACATCGCTTTTGATGCTTGTCGGAATCGCGATTCCGCTCCTTTTGACAATGGGACCTGTTTCGAAATATTTGAAAGGAATTAAGTCCGTCGGAAAAGCCGGAATTGCATCTATTAATATTGTTTTATGGGTTCCTATTGTAATTTGCATCATTTGCATTCTTGTGGGATGGAAAAATCTTCCCAAAACCTCAGATGGCTGGCTGGAAATTTTCCGTGGAAGCCAGAAATCAATCTGCAATGTAGGCGCAGTACTTTTGCTTGCGATTGCGGCCTCCAATGTTCTGAATGCGGTCGGATTTGACAAGGATCTAGCCGTTGTTTTGGAAGCTCTAAATTTGCCGAGCCTATTCATGATTATTCTTACCTGTATCGTTGTTATTCTGGTGGCCGGCCCGTTGAGTGCAGTTGCCACTACTGCGGCGATTGGCGCGGTGGCGTTCAACGCGTTAGTCAGCGCCGGGGCAACCCCTCTGGCGGCGATTGCGGCATTTATGATCTGTATTTCGACCGAAGGAGCTTCTCCCCCAAGCTCGGCACCTATCTTCCTTTCCTGTGGTCTTGCAGAGGTTGAAGATCCCCAGGTCATTTTTGGAAAGTTAATTATGCATTACGTTTTACCGCTTTTAGTGCTTGGCGTTTTAGTAAGTGTTGGCATCTTGCCTGTCTTCCAGTAA
- a CDS encoding LysR family transcriptional regulator: MDTASLFYFTEAAKDLNFTQTANRLFLSQQNLSNHIARMESILGCKLFQRKPKLELTYEGELFLSYAKEAVASENNMMASIKSIQNENAGELRIGITTPRASIIVPEIMEVFNASHPGIHIKLFDQPSYLLEKMLVDNRLDFCIGVIYSEYPELQSTHLLTDKVYLCVSDRLLRSCYGAQADELREKAKYGANVADFSQLPLVMSTDSIPLTRAILSCYEEVGSQPNVLLTTTYPQFFHSLYYSGIAAAFMTEMILADILRHQQQGAETLYAFPLLRNGDFLCRDITLTVNCHRYLSKPAKHFISLTQNIFSSIAEQRKNENN, translated from the coding sequence ATGGATACAGCCAGTCTTTTTTATTTTACAGAGGCGGCCAAAGACCTTAATTTTACGCAGACAGCCAACCGCCTATTTTTGTCACAGCAAAATTTGAGCAATCACATTGCCCGAATGGAATCCATCTTGGGGTGTAAGCTTTTTCAGCGAAAACCGAAGCTGGAGCTGACTTATGAAGGTGAGCTGTTTCTTTCTTACGCCAAAGAAGCGGTTGCATCGGAAAACAACATGATGGCATCGATTAAATCGATTCAAAATGAAAATGCGGGGGAATTGCGTATTGGTATCACAACGCCCCGCGCAAGCATTATTGTCCCTGAAATTATGGAGGTATTTAATGCGTCCCATCCGGGAATCCATATCAAGCTGTTTGACCAGCCTTCCTATCTCTTGGAAAAAATGCTGGTGGACAACAGGCTGGATTTTTGCATCGGAGTCATTTATTCCGAATACCCCGAGCTTCAATCGACTCATCTGTTAACCGATAAAGTGTATCTTTGTGTATCTGACAGGTTACTTCGCAGCTGCTATGGCGCACAGGCGGACGAATTACGGGAGAAAGCGAAATACGGGGCAAATGTTGCTGATTTTTCTCAGCTGCCATTGGTTATGTCCACAGACAGTATTCCGTTGACCCGCGCCATCCTCTCCTGCTACGAAGAAGTGGGCAGCCAGCCTAACGTTCTGCTGACCACCACTTATCCACAGTTTTTTCACTCCCTCTATTACAGCGGGATTGCGGCCGCTTTCATGACGGAAATGATTCTGGCCGATATTCTGCGCCACCAGCAGCAGGGAGCAGAAACTCTTTATGCATTTCCCCTGCTACGGAACGGGGACTTTTTATGCCGGGACATCACCCTCACCGTCAACTGTCACCGGTACTTGTCCAAACCGGCCAAGCATTTTATCTCTCTGACACAAAATATCTTTTCCTCCATTGCGGAACAAAGAAAAAACGAGAACAACTGA
- a CDS encoding ImmA/IrrE family metallo-endopeptidase, translating to MTNQRIERLVRSLRLRFGGDVFELCDHLGIPVLWQELPRSVNGFCLCFQQRFTIVLNLSVPMELRSYVCAHELGHVLLHGKTNALALEELTNLCMPRLENQADYFAACLLLQDSLPDWREWYSPLTVERVAQLSGLPARVVNLCVGDGHALVS from the coding sequence ATGACGAATCAAAGGATTGAACGGCTGGTGCGTTCGCTCAGGCTGCGGTTTGGCGGCGACGTTTTTGAGCTGTGCGATCATTTGGGCATCCCTGTGTTGTGGCAGGAACTGCCCCGGTCGGTCAATGGCTTCTGCCTTTGCTTTCAGCAGCGGTTTACCATTGTGCTGAATCTCTCTGTGCCAATGGAGCTGCGCTCCTATGTGTGCGCGCATGAGCTGGGGCATGTGCTGCTGCACGGAAAAACGAATGCGCTAGCGCTCGAGGAGCTGACAAATCTGTGTATGCCGCGGTTGGAAAATCAGGCGGATTATTTTGCCGCCTGCCTTTTGCTGCAGGACAGTCTGCCGGACTGGAGAGAGTGGTACAGCCCGCTGACGGTGGAGCGTGTGGCCCAGCTTTCGGGCTTGCCGGCACGCGTGGTGAACCTTTGTGTGGGCGACGGCCATGCGCTCGTTTCCTGA